From Glycine max cultivar Williams 82 chromosome 11, Glycine_max_v4.0, whole genome shotgun sequence, the proteins below share one genomic window:
- the EDS5 gene encoding Protein DETOXIFICATION 46, chloroplastic-like — protein sequence MAFKLKSLPLLCSLHSPSRQNPNSTLSNHHFSRRFFAPSIPPTLCLSGAASASTFHRHRFFVTARSQDEDQITEALEQEEEKDNEEISRQGEKKELAKQGIWDQIKEIVMFTGPATGLWICGPLMSLIDTAVIGQRSSIELAALGPATVVCDYMCYVFMFLSIATSNMVATALAKQDKEEVQHHISVLLFVGLSCGIAMLLFTRLFGAAIITAFTGPKNVHVVPAASNYVKIRGLASPALLVGWVAQSASLGMKDSLGPLKALAAATVINVAGCVLLCTYLGYGIVGAAWATMVSQVVASYMMIQNLNMKGYNALAFSIPSGKELLTIFGLAAPVFITLMSKVAFYALLIYFATSMGTHTMAAHQVMVQTYLMCTVWGEPLSQTSQSFMPELIYGVNRSLSKARMLLRSLVIIGAILGLLLGIIGTSVPWLFPNIFTPDRMVIQEMHKVLIPYFIALAVTPPTVSLEGTLLAGRDLKFISLSMSGCFCVGSLVLWALSSRYGLLGCWFSLALFQWARFSMALQRLLSPKGILYSEDTEQYKLLKLRTA from the exons ATGGCTTTCAAACTGAAATCACTACCTCTCCTTTGCTCTCTTCACTCCCCTTCCCGCCAAAACCCTAATTCAACACTCTCAAACCATCACTTTTCTCGTCGCTTCTTCGCACCTTCCATTCCTCCCACCCTGTGCCTATCCGGCGCAGCCTCAGCGTCCACCTTTCATCGCCATCGCTTCTTCGTAACCGCTCGAAGCCAAGACGAAGACCAGATCACTGAGGCTCTTgaacaagaagaagagaaagacaACGAAGAAATATCGAGGCAGGGTGAGAAAAAGGAACTCGCGAAGCAAGGCATATGGGATCAGATAAAGGAAATTGTGATGTTCACAGGACCAGCAACTGGACTTTGGATATGTGGACCACTTATGAGTCTCATCGATACTGCAGTTATTGGTCAGAGAAGTTCAATTGAGCTTGCTGCTTTAG GTCCTGCTACAGTTGTTTGTGATTACATGTGCTACGTGTTCATGTTTCTATCAATTGCTACTTCCAATATGGTTGCTACTGCCCTTGCCAAACAG GACAAAGAAGAAGTACAACATCACATATCTGTATTGCTTTTTGTTGGGTTATCTTGTGGCATTGCGATGCTTTTGTTCACAAGGCTATTTGGTGCTGCTATAATAACTG CTTTCACTGGACCAAAGAATGTACACGTAGTACCTGCAGCTAGCAATTATGTAAAG attcgaGGCTTGGCATCACCTGCTTTACTTGTTGGATGGGTAGCTCAGAGTGCAAG tcttggtatgaaagattccTTGGGACCCTTGAAAGCTTTAGCTGCTGCTACAGTTATAAATGTCGCTGGTTGTGTACTTTTGTGCACCTATTTAGGTTATGGAATTGTAGGGGCTGCGTGGGCTACAATGGTTTCACAA GTTGTTGCTTCTTACATGATGATTCAAAATCTAAATATGAAGGGATATAATGCACTTGCCTTCTCCATTCCTTCAGGGAAGGAACTTCTGACGATATTTGGGCTTGCTGCTCCtgtttttataacattgatgtcAAAG GTGGCTTTTTACGCACTACTTATATATTTTGCTACATCAATGGGTACACATACAATGGCTGCTCATCAa GTCATGGTCCAAACCTATTTAATGTGTACCGTATGGGGTGAACCTCTCTCCCAAACCTCTCAATCATTTATGCCTGAATTGATATATGGAGTAAATCGGAGTTTGTCAAAG GCCCGAATGCTTCTAAGGTCTCTCGTGATAATTGGAGCTATACTTGGATTGTTGTTAGGGATTATTGGAACATCGGTTCCTTGGTTATTTCCCAATATTTTTACACCTGATCGGATGGTCATCCAGGAG ATGCATAAGGTGCTGATTCCATACTTTATAGCCCTGGCTGTAACACCCCCTACTGTCAGCCTTGAGGGAACGTTGCTG GCTGGACGGGATCTGAAATTTATAAGTTTGTCAATGAGTGGATGCTTTTGTGTGGGTTCACTAGTATTATGG GCTTTGAGTAGTAGATACGGTTTGCTTGGCTGCTGGTTTTCCCTCGCATTATTTCAATGG